A portion of the Anoplopoma fimbria isolate UVic2021 breed Golden Eagle Sablefish chromosome 15, Afim_UVic_2022, whole genome shotgun sequence genome contains these proteins:
- the LOC129103670 gene encoding scavenger receptor cysteine-rich type 1 protein M130-like, translated as MMETITDSVRLVDGTSLCSGRLEVKSTHSNQFNQWWSSVCEDDFDQQDAEVVCRELGCGAPSVLQGALYGEVEAPMWTKEFQCGGQESALLDCRSSGSDRNTCSPGKAVGLTCSEPVRLVGGDSRCAGTLEVKHQGDWKPVARYDWNLKKASVACRDLDCGSAVSVVEREESSERSVWRIDSNCVQSGSLLRECLISYFSSSILDLT; from the exons ATGATGGAGACCATCACTG ACTCTGTCAGGCTGGTGGATGGGACTAGTCTGTGCTCAGGCAGACTGGAGGTGAAGTCGACCCACTCTAACCAGTTCAACCAGTGGtggtcctcagtgtgtgaagatgactttgaccagcaggatgcagaggtggtctgtagggagcttggctgtggggctccttcagtcctccagggggcgctctatggagaagtggaggctccaatgtggaccaaagagttccagtgtggaggccaagagtctgctctcctggactgtagaagctcaggctcagatagaaacacctgctcacctggcaaagctgttggactcacctgctcag aacctgtcaggttggtgggaggagacagtcgctgtgcaggaacactggaggtgAAACATCAAGGAGACTGGAAACCAGTAGCTAGATATGACTGGAACCTGAAGAAAGCATCTGTTGCCTGTAGAGAtctggactgtggctctgctgtttctgtggtagagagagaggagtcctcAGAGAGATCTGTGTGGAGGATCGACTCTAACTGTGTTCAGTCTGGATCTCTTCTGAGGGAGTGTTTAATATCatatttctcttcctccatcctggatctcacc
- the ccdc65 gene encoding dynein regulatory complex subunit 2 yields the protein MPKTAKKGGGKGGGKTEEERLMFLQQRAQAEEETARKKEEILTLFLEDKLQKEERNTAVNLLKLNDGWRSILRQTRAGELRGAVEVLLQTFERQLDGLDSVVKTLDADLQEAERQSAQVRRIHLQQVERLWAGQLKRMALVQQRWEGGLQHLISGFSFDRKQSLSHCVQQRADLEDATFTVEQRQRAVMTEIHRMYSEGIAAYQSSHEERKAALIQKDGSKLDDVVVLNQNAAEAYSVEAYQLTDLLLETQHLIRMTDRDVKHARKMQDTVIFLREELNAHITDNQSAEQDLTDARKQVDRRTRAIRGQLIQDHAAARTLLTELTIQSDNAAKKLKAVIAKGQKVLRAAEMCRKLESEQKDVLLIFPPEEQRQETTGPETEGQDKEMSALQQLTRRINTSVLQREALRRRRDDLNRDNRQLRLLLRQHLDAMTVSDQDLGGCHALLTVQRAPTTAAPTAAAPPLAGRRHTVIEAVHAVKHSL from the exons aTGCCGAAGACAGCcaagaaaggaggaggaaaaggtggaggaaagacggaggaggagaggctgatgttcctgcagcagagagctcaggctgaggaggagacggccaggaagaaggaggagatcCTCACTCTGTTTCTGGAG GACAAGCtgcagaaggaggagaggaacacCGCCGTGAACCTGCTGAAGCTGAACGACGGGTGGAGGTCCATCCTCCGTCAGACCCGAGCCGGAGAGCTGCGTGGAGCCGTGGAGGTTCTCCTCCAGACGTTTGAGAGGCAGCTGGACGGCCTGGACAGCGTCGTCAAG ACTCTGGACGCCGACCTGCAGGAGGCGGAGCGTCAGAGTGCCCAGGTGAGGCGCATCCACCTGCAGCAGGTGGAGCGTCTGTGGGCTGGGCAGCTCAAACGGATGGCGTTGGTGCAGCAGCGGTGGGAGGGCGGCCTGCAGCACCTGATCTCCGGGTTCAGCTTCGACAG GAAGCAGTCGTTGTCTCACTGTGTGCAGCAGCGAGCTGATCTGGAGGACGCAACGTTCACGGTGGAGCAGCGGCAACGAGCGGTGATGACGGAGATCCACAGAATGTACAGTGAAGGCATCGCAGCGTACCAGAGCTCCCATGAAGAACGG AAAGCGGCTCTGATCCAGAAGGACGGGAGCAAGCTGGACGACGTCGTCGTCCTGAACCAGAACGCCGCGGAGGCCTACAGCGTCGAGGCCTATCAGCTGACCGACCTGCTGTTGGAAACGCAGCACCTGATCCGCATGACGGACCGAGACGTGAAGCACGCCAGGAAGATGCAG gACACCGTCATCTTCCTGAGGGAGGAGCTGAATGCCCATATCACAGATAACCAGTCGGCTGAACAGGATCTGACGGATGCCAGGAAACAGGTGGACAGGAGGACTAGAGCGATCCGGGGCCAGCTGATCCAGGATCACGCGGCGGCGAGGACGCTTCTGACTGAGCTCACCATCCAGAGCGACAACGCAGCCAAGAAACTGAAGGCCGTCATCGCCAAG GGTCAGAAGGTTTTAAGAGCCGCTGAGATGTGTCGCAAGCTGGAAAGTGAGCAGAAGGACGTCTTATTGATATTCCCTccagaggagcagagacagGAGACAACTGGACCTGAGACAGAGGGACAAGACAAG gagaTGTCGGCGTTGCAGCAGTTGACGAGGAGGATCAACACGTCCGTCCTTCAGCGAGAAGCTctgaggagacggagagacGATCTGAACCGAGACAACCGGCAGCTGAGGCTCCTGCTGCGTCAGCACCTGGACGCCATGACGGTCAGCGACCAGGACCTCGGCGGATGCCACGCTCTGCTCACCGTGCAGCGGGCCCCGACCACCGCGGCCCCGACCGCCGCGGCCCCGCCCCTTGCAGGCAGACGCCACACCGTCATCGAGGCCGTCCACGCCGTCAAACACTCACTGTGA